A portion of the Microbispora sp. ZYX-F-249 genome contains these proteins:
- a CDS encoding outer membrane protein assembly factor BamB family protein → MLITRCLRVLVALSMAAVVAAADDGRPPPELVGWQEAWSVPSGEARLSLLSGENLVTATPEGTVTVRDAGTGAVRRTIRTPAPSLDDIWATTGTLVLAGSPRQSLDETLYGYDLVSGGPLWRHALPPSGKWVDNAPQTVVSEHGVVVFQRESGLLSLDLRTGGVRARAAEAVGCAGRSGSTSRAVLLLTHCGQGRVRLDSFDPRTLRRNWTRPVTTVHTADDDIPLWFRRASAGLVIAVVDHDEFLFTEDGTPLPGSRLDGAAWWPAGGDGRWSPPLEVGDHPDAESPSEFDQNAAWPLPGFLVSRNRDTGRFDGFPLDRPLPHNASLVGATSHLAFVHSDDRIIAFRPVYGRPKGPVALGGVPPGDWPDACSLLATRDLGRDVRRIPGDKSLGRLTLPKPVTCDWVPPEDHGDVVSLSVSWVSPDAGALFAAAARQIKGQESFDYDPADERDGVFSYTVHDAGGTHGATLVNVGPVIVHLTSPSRLLQRLAAVRVRDNLMARYRPGERVPPPQRTGGWTYLADAGVRAGPVVDGDVVYAGADDGLYALDAVTGRALWRSLPAAPRLVDGVLYGTGGGVAAIDAATGRTRWIRQFDARDVVIQKGGVYAGVNVYTGACSAHVLALDAATGKRRWSSRVPGSLDDVAVAAGTVHASSREGRPDREQGLLSALDAKTGALRWRSRLGAADSVPTGYLTVTEEAVFAVSDATVTAFDPATGKVRWRARFGYLVGEPVLIGGTLYLGDHAGHTYALDAASGRERWRLTTAGGSGWWSVAESRGIVFVGSRKLYALDAETGRERWSRPITAVVSVHGDTVFAQDQGGTLHALDAATGAPRWRFQTGSDLQTRPVVAHGLVYVGGSNGNLYALRATDGLPGPNPYELDGHTG, encoded by the coding sequence GTGCTGATCACCCGGTGCCTCCGGGTCCTGGTGGCGCTCTCGATGGCCGCCGTGGTCGCGGCCGCCGACGACGGGCGGCCTCCGCCGGAACTCGTGGGGTGGCAGGAGGCGTGGTCGGTCCCCTCCGGGGAGGCCAGGCTCTCCCTCCTGTCCGGCGAGAACCTGGTCACGGCGACGCCGGAGGGGACCGTGACCGTACGCGATGCCGGCACCGGCGCGGTGCGCCGCACCATCCGCACGCCCGCCCCCTCCCTCGACGACATATGGGCCACGACCGGCACTCTCGTCCTCGCCGGGAGTCCGAGACAATCGCTGGACGAGACCCTGTACGGCTACGACCTGGTTTCCGGTGGCCCGCTGTGGCGGCACGCGCTGCCCCCGTCGGGGAAATGGGTGGACAATGCCCCGCAGACCGTGGTGTCCGAGCACGGCGTCGTCGTCTTCCAGCGGGAGTCCGGCCTGCTCTCGCTCGACCTGCGAACCGGCGGCGTCCGGGCGCGGGCCGCCGAGGCGGTGGGCTGCGCGGGACGGTCCGGCTCCACATCCCGGGCCGTGCTGCTCCTGACCCACTGCGGCCAGGGCCGCGTGCGGCTCGATTCCTTCGATCCGCGCACGCTACGAAGGAACTGGACGCGTCCGGTCACCACCGTGCACACCGCGGACGACGACATACCGCTCTGGTTCAGGAGAGCGTCGGCGGGCCTCGTCATCGCGGTGGTGGACCACGACGAGTTCCTCTTCACAGAGGACGGGACGCCCCTGCCCGGCTCCCGCCTGGACGGGGCCGCTTGGTGGCCGGCCGGCGGCGACGGCCGCTGGAGCCCGCCGCTGGAGGTCGGCGATCACCCCGACGCCGAGTCCCCCTCCGAATTCGACCAGAACGCCGCCTGGCCGCTGCCGGGCTTCCTCGTCTCGCGAAACCGGGACACCGGCCGTTTCGACGGGTTTCCCCTCGACCGGCCGCTTCCCCACAACGCCAGTCTCGTGGGCGCGACCTCGCACCTGGCGTTCGTCCACAGCGACGACCGGATCATCGCCTTCCGCCCGGTCTACGGACGTCCCAAGGGCCCCGTCGCGCTCGGCGGCGTCCCGCCGGGGGACTGGCCGGACGCGTGCTCCCTGCTCGCCACGCGCGACCTCGGCCGGGACGTCCGCCGTATCCCCGGAGACAAGTCCCTGGGCCGCCTCACGCTGCCCAAGCCCGTGACCTGCGACTGGGTGCCGCCCGAGGACCACGGCGACGTCGTCTCGCTCTCCGTGAGCTGGGTGTCCCCGGACGCCGGCGCGCTCTTCGCCGCCGCGGCCCGGCAGATCAAGGGGCAGGAGAGCTTCGACTACGACCCTGCCGATGAGAGAGACGGCGTCTTCTCCTACACGGTCCACGATGCCGGCGGGACCCACGGCGCGACGCTCGTCAACGTCGGGCCGGTCATCGTCCATCTCACGTCGCCGTCCCGCCTGCTCCAGCGCCTGGCCGCGGTCCGGGTGCGCGACAACCTGATGGCCCGCTACCGGCCGGGGGAGCGGGTTCCTCCGCCCCAACGGACAGGCGGCTGGACCTACCTCGCCGACGCGGGCGTCCGGGCCGGCCCCGTGGTGGACGGTGATGTCGTGTACGCCGGCGCCGACGACGGGCTGTACGCACTGGACGCCGTCACCGGGCGGGCTCTGTGGAGATCCTTGCCCGCCGCGCCCAGGCTGGTGGACGGCGTGCTCTACGGCACGGGCGGCGGAGTGGCGGCCATCGACGCCGCCACCGGACGGACCCGGTGGATCCGCCAGTTCGATGCCCGCGACGTCGTCATCCAGAAGGGCGGCGTGTACGCGGGCGTCAACGTGTACACCGGCGCCTGCTCCGCCCACGTCCTCGCGCTGGACGCCGCCACCGGCAAGCGGCGGTGGAGCTCCCGTGTCCCCGGCTCCCTGGACGACGTGGCCGTGGCCGCCGGCACCGTCCACGCGAGCAGCCGGGAAGGCCGGCCGGACAGGGAACAGGGCCTGCTGTCCGCCCTCGACGCCAAGACGGGCGCCCTTCGCTGGCGCTCCCGTCTGGGCGCCGCCGACTCCGTCCCGACCGGTTACCTCACCGTGACCGAGGAGGCCGTCTTCGCGGTCAGCGACGCGACGGTGACCGCGTTCGACCCCGCCACCGGGAAGGTGCGGTGGCGCGCGCGTTTCGGCTACCTGGTCGGGGAGCCCGTCCTGATCGGCGGCACCCTCTACCTCGGTGACCACGCCGGGCACACCTACGCGTTGGACGCCGCCTCCGGCCGGGAACGATGGCGGCTCACCACCGCGGGCGGCAGCGGCTGGTGGAGCGTGGCCGAGTCACGGGGGATCGTCTTTGTGGGGAGCCGGAAGCTGTACGCCCTCGACGCCGAAACCGGGCGAGAACGCTGGAGCAGGCCGATCACCGCCGTGGTGTCGGTCCACGGAGACACCGTCTTCGCCCAGGACCAGGGCGGCACGCTTCACGCTCTGGACGCGGCCACCGGCGCGCCCCGCTGGCGCTTCCAGACCGGCAGCGACCTCCAGACCCGGCCGGTCGTGGCGCACGGCCTCGTCTACGTCGGCGGCTCGAACGGCAACCTGTACGCGCTGCGCGCCACGGACGGGCTCCCGGGGCCGAACCCGTACGAGCTCGACGGGCACACCGGGTGA
- a CDS encoding IclR family transcriptional regulator: protein MAEPVPHVKSALRTVELLDFFAQYPGLHSLTDLQGKLGYPKSSLHALLRTLVDLGWIETDVTGTLYRIGMRALLVGATYIDGDPVVQLAHDALDWLAEVTGETVHLARLDHFDIVYLATRASRHYLRPFSRVGRRLPASTTSLGKAILASRDEDEVRAMLPAELPSLTAHTIVDAEELLVDLRRVRKQGYAVDREENTEGLRCFGVALHISDPPRDAISCSVPIPRLTPEREKEIASCLLEARERIERSAMRQRRAY from the coding sequence ATGGCGGAACCCGTGCCGCACGTGAAATCGGCACTCCGGACGGTCGAGCTGCTCGACTTCTTCGCGCAGTATCCCGGACTGCACAGCCTCACCGACCTTCAGGGCAAGCTGGGCTATCCCAAGAGCAGCCTGCACGCCCTGCTGCGCACGCTGGTCGACCTCGGCTGGATCGAGACCGACGTCACCGGCACGCTCTATCGGATCGGCATGCGGGCTCTGCTGGTCGGGGCGACGTACATCGACGGAGACCCGGTGGTCCAGCTCGCGCACGACGCCCTGGACTGGCTGGCCGAGGTGACGGGGGAGACGGTGCACCTCGCCCGGCTCGACCACTTCGACATCGTGTATCTCGCCACGCGCGCCTCGCGGCACTACCTGCGGCCGTTCTCGCGGGTGGGCCGCCGGCTGCCGGCGAGCACCACGTCGCTCGGCAAGGCGATCCTGGCGAGCAGGGACGAGGACGAGGTACGCGCGATGCTGCCCGCCGAGCTGCCCTCGCTGACGGCCCACACGATCGTCGACGCCGAGGAGCTGCTGGTCGACCTGCGCCGGGTGCGCAAGCAGGGCTACGCGGTGGACCGCGAGGAGAACACCGAGGGGCTGCGGTGCTTCGGCGTCGCGCTGCACATCAGCGACCCGCCGCGCGACGCCATCAGCTGCTCGGTGCCGATCCCCCGGCTGACTCCCGAGCGGGAGAAGGAGATCGCCTCCTGCCTGCTCGAGGCGCGCGAGCGCATCGAGCGGTCCGCGATGCGCCAGCGCCGCGCCTACTGA
- a CDS encoding enolase C-terminal domain-like protein, with the protein MAVVERVIVTVFTTVTKSVVDGHGHRHPGPPREVREALLAVTDSDGATGYCLAAPDTLRESVITGHIGPALIGQDSLDRERLWHRVARRQRGAQGNLSDRALSAADQALWDLAGRKLGLPVWKLLGGARSEVPAYASTMCGDDIPGGLATPEDYAAFAKELVSRGYRGIKLHTWMPPMPYGVDRDIEACAAVREAVGPDVALMLDSNHWYSRSEALTLGRALDELNFTWYEEPMEEASVQSYRWLADQLKTPILGPETSWGKHMARAEWVAAGACDILRVGVVGSGGIIPAIKAVHLAESFGMDCEIHGNGSGALAVIGATLCGQWYERGLLHPHSDYDTPAPHLRSIVDPLVDGRVRMPDAPGLGDDLDMDYIASRTVASWGTGSQ; encoded by the coding sequence ATGGCGGTCGTCGAACGCGTCATCGTCACGGTCTTCACCACGGTCACCAAATCCGTGGTGGACGGGCACGGCCACCGGCATCCCGGGCCGCCCAGGGAGGTGCGGGAGGCGCTGCTGGCCGTCACCGACAGCGACGGCGCGACCGGGTACTGCCTGGCCGCGCCGGACACCCTCAGGGAGTCGGTGATCACCGGCCACATCGGCCCGGCGCTGATCGGCCAGGACAGCCTCGACCGGGAACGGCTGTGGCACCGCGTCGCCCGCAGGCAACGGGGCGCCCAGGGCAACCTGTCCGACCGCGCCCTCAGCGCCGCCGACCAGGCCCTGTGGGACCTCGCGGGGCGCAAGCTCGGCCTGCCGGTCTGGAAGCTCCTCGGCGGCGCCCGCTCCGAGGTGCCCGCCTACGCGAGCACCATGTGCGGCGACGACATCCCCGGCGGCCTGGCCACTCCCGAGGACTACGCCGCCTTCGCCAAGGAACTGGTGTCCCGCGGCTACCGCGGGATCAAGCTGCACACCTGGATGCCCCCCATGCCGTACGGCGTGGACCGCGACATCGAGGCGTGCGCCGCGGTCCGCGAGGCGGTCGGCCCGGACGTCGCGCTCATGCTCGACAGCAACCACTGGTACTCCCGCTCCGAGGCCCTGACCCTCGGCCGGGCCCTCGACGAGCTGAACTTCACCTGGTACGAGGAGCCCATGGAGGAGGCGTCGGTGCAGTCGTACCGATGGCTCGCCGACCAGCTGAAGACGCCGATCCTCGGGCCGGAGACCTCCTGGGGCAAGCACATGGCCCGGGCCGAGTGGGTCGCGGCGGGCGCCTGTGACATCCTCAGGGTGGGGGTGGTCGGTTCCGGCGGGATCATCCCCGCGATCAAGGCCGTCCACCTGGCCGAGTCGTTCGGCATGGACTGCGAGATCCACGGCAACGGCTCCGGCGCGCTGGCCGTGATCGGCGCCACGCTGTGCGGGCAGTGGTACGAGCGGGGGCTGCTGCACCCGCATTCGGACTACGACACACCCGCCCCGCACCTGCGGTCGATCGTCGACCCGCTCGTCGACGGCAGGGTGCGGATGCCGGACGCTCCCGGACTGGGGGATGATCTGGATATGGACTACATCGCCTCCCGGACGGTCGCCAGCTGGGGAACCGGCTCACAATAG
- a CDS encoding ABC transporter substrate-binding protein: MKVKVAWAALAVLAVTATGCGSDSGSGSGDGSGKTTITFWDNNGGTRTPIYQELIKRFEAANPSIHVEYVGVPIASVQQKYDTAIAGGDTPDVGGVTTSYLANLTGQQALEPADDWLAKSSVNGKLATPMLDSVRKTVPDGKLYLVPNTSNMDVVWYLKDKLQQAPNTWDEFFTSADELTKKPDEYGYTIRGGAGSIFQILAEMYSYSGVGEFFDASGKSTVNDPKNVEFLTKMAGLYKKDTPEADVTNDFPKMVAAFGTGKIAMMHHNLGSYNDHVKAHGKDKIAAFALPTGPGGKRTIVANPVDGFAVFKNSEHKDAAWKFVEFLVSHDGNSYWNQQTGQIPANTEAQGDSWLQDLQHVKTAVDTLNDPGTQVVSPPYYLPQFSSITKADTEPLFQKVLLGQMKPQEFLDTLAQKLTDAQAEWKKATGG; encoded by the coding sequence ATGAAAGTGAAAGTGGCCTGGGCGGCGCTCGCCGTTCTCGCCGTCACCGCCACCGGATGCGGGTCGGACTCGGGCTCGGGTTCCGGCGACGGGTCCGGCAAGACGACCATCACGTTCTGGGACAACAACGGGGGCACCCGCACCCCGATCTACCAGGAGCTGATCAAGCGGTTCGAGGCGGCCAACCCCTCGATCCACGTCGAGTACGTCGGCGTCCCGATCGCGTCCGTCCAGCAGAAGTACGACACCGCCATCGCGGGCGGGGACACCCCCGACGTCGGCGGCGTGACCACGTCGTACCTGGCCAACCTGACCGGCCAGCAGGCGCTGGAGCCGGCCGACGACTGGCTCGCCAAGAGCTCGGTGAACGGCAAGCTGGCCACGCCGATGCTCGACTCGGTCCGCAAGACCGTGCCCGACGGCAAGCTCTACCTCGTGCCCAACACCTCCAACATGGACGTGGTGTGGTACCTGAAGGACAAGCTCCAGCAGGCGCCGAACACCTGGGACGAGTTCTTCACGAGCGCCGACGAGCTGACCAAGAAGCCCGACGAGTACGGCTACACCATCCGCGGCGGCGCCGGCTCGATCTTCCAGATCCTCGCCGAGATGTACTCCTACTCGGGCGTGGGCGAGTTCTTCGACGCCTCGGGCAAGAGCACGGTCAACGACCCGAAGAACGTCGAGTTCCTCACCAAGATGGCCGGGCTGTACAAGAAGGACACCCCCGAGGCCGACGTCACCAACGACTTCCCGAAGATGGTCGCCGCGTTCGGCACCGGGAAGATCGCGATGATGCACCACAACCTGGGCTCCTACAACGACCACGTCAAGGCGCACGGCAAGGACAAGATCGCCGCCTTCGCGCTGCCGACCGGCCCGGGCGGCAAGCGCACCATCGTGGCCAACCCCGTGGACGGGTTCGCGGTGTTCAAGAACAGCGAGCACAAGGACGCCGCCTGGAAGTTCGTGGAGTTCCTGGTCTCCCACGACGGCAACAGCTACTGGAACCAGCAGACCGGCCAGATCCCGGCCAACACCGAGGCGCAGGGCGACTCCTGGCTGCAGGACCTCCAGCACGTGAAGACGGCCGTCGACACGCTGAACGACCCGGGCACCCAGGTCGTGTCCCCGCCCTACTACCTGCCGCAGTTCTCCTCCATCACCAAGGCCGACACCGAGCCCCTCTTCCAGAAGGTCCTGCTCGGCCAGATGAAGCCCCAGGAGTTCCTCGACACCCTGGCGCAGAAGCTGACCGACGCCCAGGCCGAATGGAAGAAGGCGACCGGCGGCTGA
- a CDS encoding carbohydrate ABC transporter permease — MSADVMTRPRSRAAVPAGARRRRSKRKDPGRVLRLYIPLGLYLVFTLVPFYWMLVFALRPAGSTDPVPWPITFEHFETVWNDIGYAVFFKNSVIVGVWSLLFTTVIAVMGGYALARYRFRGRGLFMVVLLCTQFIPGAMMLIPLFSIFKSLGLINSLGSLVLADTVFNLPLSIILMSGFISAVPFTVEEAAMVDGCTRLRGFLAIVLPQLRPGLIAVGSFAFIHTWNNFLFALMFVSKQDSFTIPVGLSYTIGEYSADFGALAAGGVVAALPVVCVFAVVQRYLVHGISAGAVKG, encoded by the coding sequence ATGAGCGCCGACGTCATGACCCGCCCCCGCAGCCGGGCGGCGGTGCCCGCGGGGGCACGCCGCCGTCGTTCGAAGAGGAAGGACCCCGGCCGCGTGCTGCGGCTCTACATCCCCCTCGGGCTGTACCTGGTCTTCACCCTCGTGCCGTTCTACTGGATGCTCGTGTTCGCCCTGCGGCCGGCGGGATCGACCGACCCCGTCCCCTGGCCGATCACGTTCGAGCACTTCGAGACCGTCTGGAACGACATCGGCTACGCGGTGTTCTTCAAGAACAGCGTGATCGTCGGGGTCTGGTCGCTGCTGTTCACCACGGTCATCGCGGTGATGGGCGGGTACGCGCTGGCGCGCTACCGGTTCCGCGGCCGGGGCCTGTTCATGGTCGTGCTGCTGTGCACCCAGTTCATCCCCGGCGCGATGATGCTGATCCCGCTGTTTTCGATCTTCAAGTCGCTCGGACTGATCAACAGCCTGGGGAGCCTCGTGCTCGCCGACACCGTGTTCAACCTGCCTCTGTCGATCATCCTCATGAGCGGTTTCATCTCGGCCGTGCCGTTCACGGTCGAGGAGGCCGCGATGGTCGACGGCTGCACGCGCTTGCGCGGCTTCCTCGCGATCGTGCTGCCGCAGCTGCGGCCCGGCCTGATCGCCGTGGGGTCGTTCGCGTTCATCCACACGTGGAACAACTTCCTGTTCGCGCTGATGTTCGTCAGCAAGCAGGACAGCTTCACGATCCCCGTCGGTCTCAGCTACACGATCGGGGAGTACAGCGCCGACTTCGGGGCTCTGGCGGCCGGGGGCGTCGTCGCCGCCCTGCCGGTGGTCTGCGTGTTCGCTGTGGTCCAGCGCTATCTCGTGCACGGCATCAGCGCCGGCGCGGTCAAGGGATAG
- a CDS encoding carbohydrate ABC transporter permease: protein MRRRAVPYLLISPTVALIAAFLVYPIGSVAYYSLQHQNLTRPWANGFAGLDNFRRMLFEDELFWQSLGFTAKWVIVEVGLQLLLGLALALIVNESFIGRGLARSLVFSPWAVSGVLTTGIWILLYTPSTGVLRFLGQPEAAVLGNPDTVFPAVVVTELWRGVPFFAILLLAGLQGIPGELYEAAAVDGAGRTRRFFHVTLPHLRDAIVLATLLRGVWEFNNVDLLYTLTGGGPAQATTTLPLYVAQRAVDSKDFGYGSALTMAGFVILLFCSILYLRLNRFGEDRDR, encoded by the coding sequence ATGCGCCGCAGGGCCGTGCCGTACCTGCTGATCTCGCCGACGGTCGCGCTCATCGCCGCGTTCCTCGTCTATCCCATCGGCAGCGTCGCGTACTACAGCCTGCAACACCAGAACCTCACCAGGCCATGGGCCAACGGATTCGCCGGGCTGGACAACTTCCGGCGGATGCTGTTCGAGGACGAGCTGTTCTGGCAGAGCCTCGGTTTCACCGCCAAGTGGGTGATCGTCGAGGTCGGCCTGCAGTTGCTCCTCGGACTCGCGCTCGCCCTCATCGTCAATGAAAGTTTCATCGGCCGGGGGCTCGCCCGGTCGCTGGTCTTCTCCCCGTGGGCCGTCTCCGGGGTGCTGACGACGGGCATCTGGATCCTGCTCTACACCCCCAGCACCGGGGTGCTGCGGTTTCTCGGGCAGCCGGAGGCGGCGGTCCTCGGCAACCCCGACACGGTCTTCCCCGCCGTCGTGGTGACCGAGCTGTGGCGCGGCGTGCCGTTCTTCGCGATCCTGCTGCTCGCCGGCCTGCAGGGCATCCCGGGCGAGCTGTACGAGGCCGCGGCGGTGGACGGGGCGGGCCGGACGAGGCGCTTCTTCCACGTCACGCTGCCGCACCTGCGGGACGCGATCGTCCTGGCCACGCTGCTGCGCGGGGTCTGGGAGTTCAACAACGTCGACCTGCTCTACACGCTCACCGGCGGCGGTCCCGCGCAGGCGACGACCACGCTGCCGCTGTACGTGGCCCAGCGCGCCGTCGACTCCAAGGACTTCGGCTACGGCTCGGCGCTGACGATGGCGGGCTTCGTGATCCTGCTGTTCTGCTCCATCCTCTACCTCCGGCTGAACCGGTTCGGGGAGGACCGAGACCGATGA
- a CDS encoding 5-dehydro-4-deoxyglucarate dehydratase, whose amino-acid sequence MPVTFDGLLFFPVTPCDEEERLDLEVFRRHVRQGVEAGCGAVFACCGTGEFPSLSLRDYTACVAAAVEEAAGRVPVVAGTGYGTAMALEFARAAEDGGASALLALPPYLVQAGQHGLRRHYEAIADGTRLPVILYQRDNAVFEPETVAALGEHPGVIGLKDGYGDLGLMRRIIEAAPPSMLYFNGLPTAELSQAGYRDLGVVRYSSAVFCFLPDLALACYEALRDGRDDVANRLIEGFYRPLVDLRGEGPGYAVSLIKAGVRLRGLDVGPVRRPLSDPSPEHLDRLAALIDRGLALLDELERSPDPA is encoded by the coding sequence ATGCCGGTGACGTTCGACGGCCTGCTGTTCTTCCCGGTCACGCCGTGCGACGAGGAGGAGCGGCTCGACCTCGAGGTGTTCCGCCGGCACGTGCGGCAGGGCGTCGAGGCGGGGTGCGGCGCGGTGTTCGCCTGCTGCGGCACCGGTGAGTTCCCCTCGCTCAGCCTGCGGGACTACACCGCCTGCGTGGCCGCGGCCGTCGAGGAGGCCGCCGGGCGCGTCCCCGTGGTCGCCGGGACCGGCTACGGCACCGCGATGGCCCTGGAGTTCGCCAGAGCGGCCGAGGACGGCGGAGCCTCGGCCCTGCTCGCGCTGCCGCCGTACCTCGTCCAGGCGGGCCAGCACGGCCTGCGCCGCCACTACGAGGCGATCGCGGACGGCACCCGGCTGCCGGTCATCCTCTACCAGCGCGACAACGCCGTCTTCGAGCCGGAGACGGTCGCGGCGCTCGGGGAGCACCCGGGCGTCATCGGGCTCAAGGACGGCTACGGCGACCTCGGCCTCATGCGCCGGATCATCGAGGCCGCCCCGCCCTCCATGCTGTATTTCAACGGCCTGCCGACGGCGGAGCTGTCCCAGGCCGGCTACCGGGACCTCGGCGTGGTCCGCTACTCCTCCGCCGTCTTCTGCTTCCTCCCCGATCTCGCGCTCGCCTGCTACGAGGCGCTGCGGGACGGTCGCGACGACGTCGCGAACCGCCTGATCGAGGGCTTCTACCGGCCCCTGGTCGACCTGCGCGGCGAGGGCCCGGGATACGCCGTCTCGCTCATCAAGGCGGGCGTACGCCTGCGTGGTCTGGACGTGGGACCCGTCCGCCGGCCGCTGTCCGATCCCAGCCCCGAGCACCTCGACAGGCTCGCCGCGCTGATCGACCGCGGTCTCGCCCTTCTCGACGAACTGGAGCGGTCGCCCGATCCGGCCTGA
- a CDS encoding pectate lyase family protein, with the protein MPGRSLLLPAALVVTAAVPLLGPGPAAAAPRPDLGRQTLPAGDGWASAGTGTTGGAAAPAGGVRVVTDRAGLAAALASPGPRIVYVKGVVEVDKTCADFATGGYTLAGYLAAYDPAVWGRDTEPSGPMEDARAASAAAQTKYIKLKVPSDTTIVGLPGATIRGVNLHVDKADNVIIRNIRFEDAADCFPQWDPTDGAEGNWNSLYDNISVTGSTHVWIDHNTFSDGDNPDSAQPVYFGRPYQVHDGQADITAGSDFVTVSWNRFTDHDKTMLIGSTNNPATDRGKLSVTVHHNEFSGNLQRLPRVRFGKVHVYNNYYQVPDAGPFEYALGVGVESQIYAENNYFRLSRSVDPADLLYNWGGTTLTAKGNLLRVGGEETPIDLVAVYNAENDPDLGSDAGWTPALHTTVDPAATVRREVSRHAGAGEIH; encoded by the coding sequence ATGCCCGGAAGATCCCTACTCCTGCCGGCCGCCCTCGTGGTCACGGCCGCCGTCCCCCTGCTCGGGCCGGGCCCCGCCGCGGCCGCCCCGCGGCCCGACCTCGGCAGGCAGACGCTGCCCGCGGGCGACGGCTGGGCCTCGGCCGGCACCGGCACCACCGGCGGCGCGGCGGCTCCCGCCGGAGGCGTCCGCGTGGTCACCGACCGCGCGGGCCTGGCCGCGGCCCTCGCCTCCCCCGGCCCCCGCATCGTCTACGTCAAGGGCGTCGTCGAGGTCGACAAGACCTGCGCGGACTTCGCCACCGGCGGCTACACGCTGGCCGGCTACCTCGCGGCGTACGACCCCGCGGTGTGGGGCCGCGACACCGAGCCGTCCGGGCCGATGGAGGACGCGCGGGCCGCCTCCGCCGCGGCGCAGACGAAGTACATCAAGCTCAAGGTGCCGTCGGACACGACCATCGTGGGCCTGCCGGGAGCGACCATCCGGGGCGTCAACCTGCACGTGGACAAGGCCGACAACGTCATCATCCGCAACATCCGGTTCGAGGACGCCGCCGACTGCTTCCCCCAGTGGGACCCCACGGACGGCGCCGAGGGCAACTGGAACTCCCTCTACGACAACATCTCGGTCACCGGCTCGACCCACGTCTGGATCGACCACAACACGTTCAGCGACGGAGACAACCCCGACTCGGCGCAGCCGGTCTACTTCGGCCGGCCGTACCAGGTGCACGACGGCCAGGCCGACATCACGGCCGGGTCCGACTTCGTGACCGTGTCGTGGAACAGGTTCACCGACCACGACAAGACCATGCTGATCGGCTCGACCAACAACCCCGCGACCGACCGGGGCAAGCTCAGCGTCACCGTGCACCACAACGAGTTCTCCGGCAACCTCCAGCGGCTGCCGCGTGTCCGCTTCGGCAAGGTGCACGTCTACAACAACTACTACCAGGTGCCCGACGCCGGGCCCTTCGAGTACGCCCTGGGCGTCGGGGTGGAGTCCCAGATCTACGCGGAGAACAACTATTTCCGGCTGAGCCGGAGCGTCGACCCCGCCGACCTGCTCTACAACTGGGGCGGCACGACGCTGACGGCCAAGGGCAACCTGCTGCGGGTCGGCGGCGAGGAGACCCCGATCGACCTGGTCGCCGTCTACAACGCCGAGAACGACCCCGACCTCGGCTCCGACGCGGGCTGGACCCCGGCCCTCCACACGACCGTCGACCCCGCCGCGACCGTGCGCAGGGAGGTCTCCCGGCACGCCGGGGCCGGCGAGATCCACTGA
- a CDS encoding ester cyclase: protein MADVVDRYFSAYNAHDLDAVMRCYCAKPVAVGPGGPAEGRSEVASYHTGIWQAFPDVHATVLQKVADGGITAVAAVGTGRHTGPFAITTGEVLGATGRYVSVRCCWFFGTEGGLIVDQQVFYDQLELYLQLGLPPGRPGA, encoded by the coding sequence GTGGCCGACGTGGTGGACCGGTATTTCAGCGCGTACAACGCCCACGACCTGGACGCGGTGATGCGGTGCTACTGCGCCAAGCCCGTCGCGGTCGGCCCGGGCGGGCCGGCGGAAGGACGCTCGGAGGTGGCGTCCTACCACACCGGCATCTGGCAGGCATTCCCCGACGTCCACGCCACGGTCCTGCAGAAGGTCGCGGACGGCGGGATCACGGCGGTCGCCGCGGTGGGGACCGGCAGGCACACCGGGCCGTTCGCGATCACCACGGGCGAGGTGCTCGGGGCCACCGGGCGGTACGTCAGCGTACGGTGCTGCTGGTTCTTCGGCACCGAGGGCGGCCTTATCGTCGACCAGCAGGTCTTCTACGACCAGCTGGAGCTGTATCTCCAGCTGGGGCTGCCGCCGGGCCGCCCCGGCGCGTGA